The following coding sequences lie in one Brachionichthys hirsutus isolate HB-005 chromosome 15, CSIRO-AGI_Bhir_v1, whole genome shotgun sequence genomic window:
- the extl2 gene encoding exostosin-like 2: MRIPCCCLVIRLSHLLWLMLLLVLLSVTLTALLPAVEEVESHVVLKHPEVLREVAPQKESIAYGHHGDASEEGQKFTIIIQTYNRTDILLRILNHYQAVPHLQKIIIVWNNIGVATPEKIWKSFGPHPVPVIFKEQTSNLMRNRLQPFPELETDALLMLDDDTMISGPDSSFAFSVWKQFPDQIVGFVPRKHVVASGGVYTYGSYELRDPETSGGDKYSMVLIGAAFFHRRYLEIFSDQPPAVHELVDETQNCDDIATNFLVALYLRKQSKSTDGFNKPSGVFVKPTDLRNLENAGVSGFKGMWHRPEHFLQRSYCLNKLTEIYGFMPLSFSNLVISQFGFPNY; this comes from the exons ATGAG GATCCCTTGCTGCTGCCTGGTGATCAGGCTGTCGCATTTGTTAtggctgatgctgctgctcgtCCTGCTGAGTGTGACCCTGACAGCGTTGTTGCCCGCGGTAGAGGAAGTTGAAAGCCATGTTGTCCTAAAACACCCAGAAGTGCTACGCGAGGTGGCACCCCAAAAGGAGAGTATTGCTTATGGGCACCATGGAGACGCCTCGGAGGAGGGGCAGAAGTTTACCATTATCATCCAAACGTACAACCGGACGGACATTTTGCTCCGAATTCTAAACCATTACCAGGCCGTGCCTCATCTTCAGAAGATTATTATTGTCTGGAATAATATTGGCGTGGCGACACCCGAAAAAATATGGAAGTCTTTCGGGCCTCATCCTGTCCCTGTGATCTTCAAGGAGCAGACCAGCAATCTAATGCGAAACAGACTTCAACCATTCCCTGAGCTCGAGACTGATG CTCTGCTGATGCTGGATGATGACACTATGATCAGTGGTCCTGATTCCAGTTTTGCGTTCTCTGTCTGGAAG CAATTTCCAGACCAGATTGTTGGGTTTGTCCCACGGAAACATGTCGTAGCATCAGGGGGCGTGTACACTTATGGTAGCTACGAACTTCGGGATCCAGAAACAAGTGGAGGTGACAA ATATTCTATGGTTCTGATCGGTGCCGCCTTCTTCCACCGTCGCTACCTCGAGATCTTCTCCGACCAGCCCCCAGCAGTGCACGAGCTGGTGGATGAAACGCAGAATTGTGACGACATTGCCACCAACTTTCTCGTAGCGCTGTATTTGAGGAAGCAATCGAAATCCACAGACGGTTTTAACAAACCCTCGGGGGTGTTTGTCAAACCTACTGACTTACGCAACCTGGAAAACGCCGGCGTCAGTGGTTTCAAGGGAATGTGGCATCGCCCTGAACACTTTCTGCAAAGATCCTACTGTCTGAACAAGCTGACCGAGATATATGGCTTCATGCCGCTGTCCTTCTCTAACTTAGTGATCTCACAGTTTGGCTTTCCTAACTATTGA
- the LOC137904840 gene encoding cytochrome P450 3A40-like isoform X1, with amino-acid sequence MALFPNFSIETWTLTALIITLILVYGYAPYGFFKKIGIQGPKPWPFVGTFLEYRKGVHYFDMECYKKYGKVWGLYDGRQPLLCVMDTEVIKTILIKECYSNFINRRDFGLNGPLRDSLSVVGGEHWRRIRNTLSPSFTSGRLKEMYGIMLQHSGNLINIICKKVKADEVIEVKEVFGPYSIDIVTSSAFSVDVDSINRPADPFAANVKRMVKFSLLNPLIVIVVIFPFLVPVLEKMNVSLFPTRLSDFFSNFLKTIKSDRNKTECKNRVDFMQLMVEAQISEQNKEVTFSREDPVPWCVCVAGLTDDEILAQALVFILAGYETTTNSLGFLAYNLATHPQIQKTLQEEIDRTFPQKGHPSYDALVRMEYLDMVVSETMRLYPFAPRLDRISNAAVEIHGVTIPKGTVVVVPVYTLQHDPLLWSDPEAFQPERFSKENRCNIEPYAFLPFGAGPRNCIGMRFAILMMKLAMVEILQSFSFVTCKETDVPMELAKDAFAKPKNPIKLKLEPREAVAAAP; translated from the exons ATGGCCTTGTTTCCAAACTTTTCCATCGAGACATGGACACTTACAGCTCTGATCATCACTCTCATCCTCGT ATATGGATACGCCCCTTATGGCTTCTTCAAGAAAATAGGCATCCAGGGGCCCAAGCCTTGGCCCTTCGTTGGGACGTTTTTGGAGTACAGGAAG ggTGTCCACTATTTTGACATGGAATGCTATAAGAAATACGGAAAAGTGTGGGG GCTGTATGATGGCAGGCAGCCGCTGCTGTGTGTAATGGACACGGAGGTGATCAAAACCATCTTGATTAAGGAGTGTTATTCTAACTTCATCAACAGACGG GACTTTGGCCTCAATGGACCGTTACGCGATTCTCTATCAGTAGTAGGAGGCGAACATTGGAGGAGGATTCGCAATACGCTCTCTCCATCGTTCACCAGCGGACGACTGAAAGAG atgtATGGAATAATGTTGCAGCACTCTGGTAACCTGATCAATATCATTTGCAAGAAAGTGAAGGCGGATGAAGTCATTGAGGTTAAAGA aGTATTCGGACCTTACAGCATTGACATTGTGACGAGCTCTGCCTTCAGCGTGGACGTGGATTCCATCAACCGCCCCGCTGATCCTTTCGCTGCCAACGTTAAGAGAATGGTTAAATTCAGCCTCCTGAATCCCTTGATCGTCATCGTGG TCATTTTTCCATTCTTGGTGCCAGTTTTGGAGAAGATGAACGTGTCGCTTTTCCCAACTCGACTGTCGGATTTTTTCTCCAACTTTCTAAAGACGATCAAATCGGACCGGAATAAGACTGAATGCAAA aACCGCGTGGACTTCATGCAGTTGATGGTGGAGGCTCAGATTTCAGAGCAAAACAAGGAAG TTACTTTTTCAAGAGAAGACCCAGTTCCGTGGTGCGTTTGTGTCGCAGGGCTGACCGATGACGAGATCCTTGCTCAGGCCCTGGTTTTCATCTTAGCTGGCTATGAGACCACGACCAATTCACTGGGATTTTTAGCATACAACCTGGCAACCCACCCTCAGATCCAAAAGACCCTGCAAGAGGAGATTGACAGAACCTTCCCGCAAAAG GGTCACCCGAGCTATGACGCGCTTGTGCGCATGGAATACCTGGACATGGTGGTCAGTGAGACGATGAGGCTGTACCCATTTGCTCCTCGGTTAGACAGAATTTCAAACGCTGCTGTGGAAATTCACGGCGTGACCATCCCTAAAGGAACTGTGGTCGTGGTGCCCGTTTACACGCTCCAACATGATCCTCTGCTTTGGTCCGATCCCGAAGCCTTCCAACCCGAGAG GTTCAGCAAGGAGAACAGATGCAACATAGAGCCTTATGCCTTCCTGCCCTTCGGAGCGGGGCCGAGGAACTGCATCGGCATGCGATTTGCCATCTTGATGATGAAGCTGGCGATGGTGGAGATCCTTCAGAGCTTCAGCTTTGTCACTTGCAAGGAGACAGAC GTCCCAATGGAGCTGGCAAAAGATGCTTTCGCCAAACCCAAGAATCCCATAAAGCTGAAGCTGGAGCCCAGGGAAGCTGTCGCTGCTGCTCCCTGA
- the LOC137904840 gene encoding cytochrome P450 3A27-like isoform X2, with amino-acid sequence MALFPNFSIETWTLTALIITLILVYGYAPYGFFKKIGIQGPKPWPFVGTFLEYRKGVHYFDMECYKKYGKVWGLYDGRQPLLCVMDTEVIKTILIKECYSNFINRRDFGLNGPLRDSLSVVGGEHWRRIRNTLSPSFTSGRLKEMYGIMLQHSGNLINIICKKVKADEVIEVKEVFGPYSIDIVTSSAFSVDVDSINRPADPFAANVKRMVKFSLLNPLIVIVVIFPFLVPVLEKMNVSLFPTRLSDFFSNFLKTIKSDRNKTECKNRVDFMQLMVEAQISEQNKEDPVPWCVCVAGLTDDEILAQALVFILAGYETTTNSLGFLAYNLATHPQIQKTLQEEIDRTFPQKGHPSYDALVRMEYLDMVVSETMRLYPFAPRLDRISNAAVEIHGVTIPKGTVVVVPVYTLQHDPLLWSDPEAFQPERFSKENRCNIEPYAFLPFGAGPRNCIGMRFAILMMKLAMVEILQSFSFVTCKETDVPMELAKDAFAKPKNPIKLKLEPREAVAAAP; translated from the exons ATGGCCTTGTTTCCAAACTTTTCCATCGAGACATGGACACTTACAGCTCTGATCATCACTCTCATCCTCGT ATATGGATACGCCCCTTATGGCTTCTTCAAGAAAATAGGCATCCAGGGGCCCAAGCCTTGGCCCTTCGTTGGGACGTTTTTGGAGTACAGGAAG ggTGTCCACTATTTTGACATGGAATGCTATAAGAAATACGGAAAAGTGTGGGG GCTGTATGATGGCAGGCAGCCGCTGCTGTGTGTAATGGACACGGAGGTGATCAAAACCATCTTGATTAAGGAGTGTTATTCTAACTTCATCAACAGACGG GACTTTGGCCTCAATGGACCGTTACGCGATTCTCTATCAGTAGTAGGAGGCGAACATTGGAGGAGGATTCGCAATACGCTCTCTCCATCGTTCACCAGCGGACGACTGAAAGAG atgtATGGAATAATGTTGCAGCACTCTGGTAACCTGATCAATATCATTTGCAAGAAAGTGAAGGCGGATGAAGTCATTGAGGTTAAAGA aGTATTCGGACCTTACAGCATTGACATTGTGACGAGCTCTGCCTTCAGCGTGGACGTGGATTCCATCAACCGCCCCGCTGATCCTTTCGCTGCCAACGTTAAGAGAATGGTTAAATTCAGCCTCCTGAATCCCTTGATCGTCATCGTGG TCATTTTTCCATTCTTGGTGCCAGTTTTGGAGAAGATGAACGTGTCGCTTTTCCCAACTCGACTGTCGGATTTTTTCTCCAACTTTCTAAAGACGATCAAATCGGACCGGAATAAGACTGAATGCAAA aACCGCGTGGACTTCATGCAGTTGATGGTGGAGGCTCAGATTTCAGAGCAAAACAAGGAAG ACCCAGTTCCGTGGTGCGTTTGTGTCGCAGGGCTGACCGATGACGAGATCCTTGCTCAGGCCCTGGTTTTCATCTTAGCTGGCTATGAGACCACGACCAATTCACTGGGATTTTTAGCATACAACCTGGCAACCCACCCTCAGATCCAAAAGACCCTGCAAGAGGAGATTGACAGAACCTTCCCGCAAAAG GGTCACCCGAGCTATGACGCGCTTGTGCGCATGGAATACCTGGACATGGTGGTCAGTGAGACGATGAGGCTGTACCCATTTGCTCCTCGGTTAGACAGAATTTCAAACGCTGCTGTGGAAATTCACGGCGTGACCATCCCTAAAGGAACTGTGGTCGTGGTGCCCGTTTACACGCTCCAACATGATCCTCTGCTTTGGTCCGATCCCGAAGCCTTCCAACCCGAGAG GTTCAGCAAGGAGAACAGATGCAACATAGAGCCTTATGCCTTCCTGCCCTTCGGAGCGGGGCCGAGGAACTGCATCGGCATGCGATTTGCCATCTTGATGATGAAGCTGGCGATGGTGGAGATCCTTCAGAGCTTCAGCTTTGTCACTTGCAAGGAGACAGAC GTCCCAATGGAGCTGGCAAAAGATGCTTTCGCCAAACCCAAGAATCCCATAAAGCTGAAGCTGGAGCCCAGGGAAGCTGTCGCTGCTGCTCCCTGA
- the LOC137904840 gene encoding cytochrome P450 3A27-like isoform X3, which translates to MALFPNFSIETWTLTALIITLILVYGYAPYGFFKKIGIQGPKPWPFVGTFLEYRKGVHYFDMECYKKYGKVWGLYDGRQPLLCVMDTEVIKTILIKECYSNFINRRDFGLNGPLRDSLSVVGGEHWRRIRNTLSPSFTSGRLKEMYGIMLQHSGNLINIICKKVKADEVIEVKEVFGPYSIDIVTSSAFSVDVDSINRPADPFAANVKRMVKFSLLNPLIVIVVIFPFLVPVLEKMNVSLFPTRLSDFFSNFLKTIKSDRNKTECKNRVDFMQLMVEAQISEQNKEGLTDDEILAQALVFILAGYETTTNSLGFLAYNLATHPQIQKTLQEEIDRTFPQKGHPSYDALVRMEYLDMVVSETMRLYPFAPRLDRISNAAVEIHGVTIPKGTVVVVPVYTLQHDPLLWSDPEAFQPERFSKENRCNIEPYAFLPFGAGPRNCIGMRFAILMMKLAMVEILQSFSFVTCKETDVPMELAKDAFAKPKNPIKLKLEPREAVAAAP; encoded by the exons ATGGCCTTGTTTCCAAACTTTTCCATCGAGACATGGACACTTACAGCTCTGATCATCACTCTCATCCTCGT ATATGGATACGCCCCTTATGGCTTCTTCAAGAAAATAGGCATCCAGGGGCCCAAGCCTTGGCCCTTCGTTGGGACGTTTTTGGAGTACAGGAAG ggTGTCCACTATTTTGACATGGAATGCTATAAGAAATACGGAAAAGTGTGGGG GCTGTATGATGGCAGGCAGCCGCTGCTGTGTGTAATGGACACGGAGGTGATCAAAACCATCTTGATTAAGGAGTGTTATTCTAACTTCATCAACAGACGG GACTTTGGCCTCAATGGACCGTTACGCGATTCTCTATCAGTAGTAGGAGGCGAACATTGGAGGAGGATTCGCAATACGCTCTCTCCATCGTTCACCAGCGGACGACTGAAAGAG atgtATGGAATAATGTTGCAGCACTCTGGTAACCTGATCAATATCATTTGCAAGAAAGTGAAGGCGGATGAAGTCATTGAGGTTAAAGA aGTATTCGGACCTTACAGCATTGACATTGTGACGAGCTCTGCCTTCAGCGTGGACGTGGATTCCATCAACCGCCCCGCTGATCCTTTCGCTGCCAACGTTAAGAGAATGGTTAAATTCAGCCTCCTGAATCCCTTGATCGTCATCGTGG TCATTTTTCCATTCTTGGTGCCAGTTTTGGAGAAGATGAACGTGTCGCTTTTCCCAACTCGACTGTCGGATTTTTTCTCCAACTTTCTAAAGACGATCAAATCGGACCGGAATAAGACTGAATGCAAA aACCGCGTGGACTTCATGCAGTTGATGGTGGAGGCTCAGATTTCAGAGCAAAACAAGGAAG GGCTGACCGATGACGAGATCCTTGCTCAGGCCCTGGTTTTCATCTTAGCTGGCTATGAGACCACGACCAATTCACTGGGATTTTTAGCATACAACCTGGCAACCCACCCTCAGATCCAAAAGACCCTGCAAGAGGAGATTGACAGAACCTTCCCGCAAAAG GGTCACCCGAGCTATGACGCGCTTGTGCGCATGGAATACCTGGACATGGTGGTCAGTGAGACGATGAGGCTGTACCCATTTGCTCCTCGGTTAGACAGAATTTCAAACGCTGCTGTGGAAATTCACGGCGTGACCATCCCTAAAGGAACTGTGGTCGTGGTGCCCGTTTACACGCTCCAACATGATCCTCTGCTTTGGTCCGATCCCGAAGCCTTCCAACCCGAGAG GTTCAGCAAGGAGAACAGATGCAACATAGAGCCTTATGCCTTCCTGCCCTTCGGAGCGGGGCCGAGGAACTGCATCGGCATGCGATTTGCCATCTTGATGATGAAGCTGGCGATGGTGGAGATCCTTCAGAGCTTCAGCTTTGTCACTTGCAAGGAGACAGAC GTCCCAATGGAGCTGGCAAAAGATGCTTTCGCCAAACCCAAGAATCCCATAAAGCTGAAGCTGGAGCCCAGGGAAGCTGTCGCTGCTGCTCCCTGA
- the rc3h1b gene encoding roquin-1, with amino-acid sequence MPVQAPQWTEFLLCPICTQTFEETVRRPISLGCGHTVCKMCLNKLHRKACPFDQTAISTDIEQLPVNTALLQLVGGQVPKAQPVALISSPEDSQHYEEARQCVEELALYLKPLSNTRGVGLSSAAQSMLSRPMQRKLVTLVHCQLVEEEGRVRAMRAARSLGERTVTELILQHQNPQQLSSNLWAAVRARGCQFLGPAMQEEALKLVLLALEDGSALSRKVLVLFVVQRLEPRFPQASKTSIGHVVQLLYRASCFKVTKRDEDSSLMQLKEEFRTYEALRREHDSQIVQIAMEGGLRIAPDQWSSLLYGDQSHKSHMQSIIDKLQTPASFAQSVQELTIALQRTGDPANLNRLRPHLELLANIDPSPDAPPPTWEQLEKGLVAVKTVVHGLVDFIQNHSKKGADPQQPPQHSKYKTYMCRDMKQKGGCPRGASCTFAHSQEELEKYRKMNKRLAPRLPGSGGLMTDDGLPLDVAVTRKPSPLTNGTGAPSLPQLIARGTDAVAYELLPKPLKMDAGSPNAPGSPSDVLDPVPKLGMPLPHHVMSHQRMPVDHLPGVKHMPVVARGSPIYPQPQLPECYDTRAPSQYDPHQYSTGYPYQQPPQYIHREYMRNPPPPSEPGATYQDPYPGYGPPERSYQAPHSGAPFSYPHTPHHDRSRHGTYAGPPPPPQPYPSHRDSLVRMSPAPLDVPSPSAGQANSLYHQEQSARDRYPPEGYYSSGAQAPPMRAYVRGPSYSSSQPSLDYLHRRRQELLSQLEERKVISPPPFAASPTLSHPFPSDYPPEYGEETSKIMMKSREPDYAGQYSPWSCETIGSYIGTKDAKPKDVMVPGAMEMMNVEVKDLREPSLEAPRRGAEVKDDDPIIPFGPQPTVSRFGAISRTSKTGYQTTGPLQALASTPQNQNSKHMVMPAEYTYGNHGAWGGTSYPSHQTASSSQGHFSERLPMAAPEREQLKIELQQINQQINQQTQMRSIEASSNSLLLQREASSLAAQPVQPSQGQVGAAQQQQPKWPTGGASTTAISSEQLSLELHQVEREIGKRTREMALENQVAHDVQQYKMKPAENGQPEHKTQLEEISLALGEVSNGSSSMQESAVGGSMLSLTNKTSALSLCSDPGASGSEMQKNGVVHSCS; translated from the exons ATGCCAGTGCAAGCACCACAATGGACAGAGTTCCTGCTGTGCCCAATCTGCACACAGACATTTGAGGAGACTGTTCGCCGGCCCATCAGCTTGGGCTGTGGACATACTGTTTGCAAGATGTGCCTGAACAAGTTGCACCGTAAGGCCTGTCCTTTTGACCAGACAGCCATCAGCACAGACATCGAACAGCTACCTGTTAACACAGCCCTGTTGCAACTCGTGGGAGGCCAG gttcCTAAGGCTCAGCCTGTTGCCTTGATTTCCAGTCCAGAGGATTCACAGCATTACGAGGAGGCCAGGCAATGTGTGGAAGAGCTGGCCCTCTACCTCAAACCTCTGAGCAACACGCGAG GTGTGGGTCTGAGCAGCGCAGCCCAGAGCATGTTGAGTCGACCCATGCAGAGGAAGCTGGTAACGCTGGTCCACTgccagctggtggaggaggagggccgTGTTAGAGCCATGAGAGCTGCTCGCTCTCTTGGTGAGCGAACTGTCACCGAGCTCATCTTGCAGCACCAGAATCCACAGCAGCTCTCCTCCAATCTGTGGGCCGCAGTCCGTGCACGAGGATGTCAGTTTCTTGGCCCAG CCATGCAGGAGGAAGCGCTAAAGTTGGTCCTTTTGGCTCTGGAGGATGGCTCTGCTCTGTCCAGGAAGGTGTTGGTTCTCTTTGTTGTCCAGAGACTTGAGCCACGCTTTCCACAGGCATCAAAGACAAGCATAGGCCATGTGGTGCAGCTCCTCTACAGGGCCTCTTGCTTCAAG GTGACCAAGCGTGACGAAGACTCATCCCTGATGCAGTTGAAAGAGGAGTTCCGTACTTATGAGGCTCTCAGGCGAGAGCATGACTCTCAGATTGTTCAGATCGCCATGGAGGGTGGGCTGCGCATCGCACCTGACCAGTGGTCCTCTCTGTTATATGGAGATCAATCTCATAAGTCACACATGCAATCTATCATAGATAAG ctgcagacccCAGCGTCTTTTGCTCAGAGTGTTCAGGAGCTGACGATTGCACTGCAAAGGACCGGAGATCCAGCCAATCTTAACAGGCTGCGACCGCATCTGGAACTACTGGCAAACATAGATCCCAGTCCTG ATGCTCCCCCTCCCACATGGGAGCAACTTGAGAAAGGGTTAGTAGCGGTGAAAACAGTGGTGCATGGCCTGGTGGACTTCATCCAGAACCACAGCAAGAAGGGAGCTGACCCTCAACAG cCTCCTCAGCATAGCAAGTATAAGACATACATGTGTCGCGACATGAAACAAAAGGGAGGCTGTCCTCGTGGCGCCAGCTGCACCTTTGCTCACTCTCAGGAAGAACTGGAGAA GTATCGTAAGATGAACAAGCGTCTGGCACCTCGCCTCCCTGGATCAGGAGGGCTCATGACAGATGACGGCCTTCCTCTTGATGTAGCAGTGACCCGGAAGCCTTCTCCCCTCACCAATGGCACTGGCGCACCCTCGTTGCCCCAGCTCATTGCCCGTGGCACTGACGCTGTCGCTTACGAACTGTTGCCTAAACCCCTCAAAATGGATGCAGGGAGTCCCAATGCCCCGGGATCACCATCTGATGT CCTGGACCCTGTGCCCAAACTTGGAATGCCACTGCCACATCATGTCATGTCTCATCAAAGAATGCCAGTGGACCACCTCCCTGGGGTGAAGCACATGCCCGTGGTTGCCAGAGGTTCTCCGATCTACCCCCAGCCACAGCTCCCCGAGTGCTACGACACCCGCGCACCATCTCAGTATGACCCCCACCAATACTCAACAG GGTACCCTTACCAACAGCCACCGCAGTATATTCATCGGGAGTATATGCGTAACCCACCCCCACCCAGTGAGCCAGGAGCTACCTACCAGGATCCATACCCTGGCTACGGTCCTCCAGAGCGCTCCTACCAAGCCCCTCATTCTGGTGCACCCTTTTCCTACCCCCACACTCCACACCACGACCGAAGTCGCCACGGGACCTATGCTGGCCCACCGCCTCCGCCACAGCCTTACCCATCCCATAGAGATAGTTTGGTAAGAATGAGTCCTGCACCTCTGGATGTTCCCTCGCCCTCAGCAGGGCAGGCCAACTCACTTTACCACCAGGAGCAAAGTGCTAGAGATAGATACCCTCCAGAAGGCTATTACTCATCAGGTGCACAGGCTCCTCCCATGAGGGCTTATGTCAGG GGACCATCATATAGTAGTTCACAGCCCAGCTTGGACTACCTGCACCGCCGTCGGCAGGAACTTCTATCCCAGCTGGAGGAAAGGAAGGTCATCTCACCTCCACCATTCGCTGCCTCCCCCACTCTTTCTCACCCCTTTCCCAGTGACTACCCTCCAGAG TACGGCGAGGAGACATCCAAAATCATGATGAAAAGCAGAGAGCCTGACTATGCAGGGCAGTATTCTCCCTGGTCTTGTGAAACTATCGGCTCCTACATTGGTACAAAGGATGCCAAACCCAAAGATGTTATGGTTCCTGGTGCCATGGAGATGATG aATGTGGAGGTTAAGGACCTGCGGGAACCATCACTGGAGGCTCCTCGGAGAGGCGCGGAGGTCAAGGATGATGACCCGATTATCCCATTTGGCCCCCAGCCCACTGTATCGCGCTTTGGTGCCATCTCCCGCACCTCAAAGACGGGCTACCAGACCACTGGACCCTTGCAGGCTTTAGCCTCAACTCCCCAGAACCAAAATTCTAAACATATGGTGATGCCAG CAGAATACACTTATGGAAACCATGGAGCATGGGGTGGAACTTCATACCCCTCACACCAGACTGCCTCCTCGTCTCAGGGACACTTCAGTGAGCG CCTGCCCATGGCAGCTCCAGAAAGAGAACAGTTGAAGATCGAGCTGCAGCAGATCAACCAACAGATCAACCAACAAACCCAGATGCGAAGCATCGAG GCTAGCAGTAACTCTTTGCTGCTACAAAGAGAGGCTAGTTCATTGGCAGCCCAGCCTGTGCAGCCCAGCCAGGGCCAGGTAGGAGctgcacaacagcagcagcccAAGTGGCCAACAGGGGGCGCAAGTACAACAGCTATTTCCAGTGAGCAACTCAGCCTGGAGCTCCAccaggtggagagagagatcGGCAAGAGGACAAGAGAGATGGCGTTG GAAAACCAAGTAGCCCATGATGTTCAGCAGTACAAGATGAAACCTGCCGAGAACGGACAGCCAGAGCACAAGACTCAGCTGGAAGAAATCTCCCTGGCTCTTGG CGAAGTGTCAAACGGCTCCAGCAGTATGCAAGAAAGTGCAGTGGGCGGGTCCATGCTGTCACTGACCAATAAGACGTCTGCGTTGAGCCTGTGCTCTGATCCGGGGGCCAGTGGTTCAGAGATGCAGAAGAACGGCGTCGTCCATTCCTGCTCTTAA